The nucleotide window CAATCAGACGGAGCCCCTGGGCCGTTTCACTGACTTTGCTGAACTGAAGGTCTTTGGAGATGTTCTCATGAGGGCACAATGCCTCAAAAGATGCAAACAAGGTCTCCCTGCGTTTCGACAGTCACAGCCGAGCCGGGAGACCATGGAAGAGTTTAATTCCCGGGAGCCATATAAGTTTTTACAGTATGCCTACTTCAAGATGAACAATTTACCCAAAGCCATTGCTGCCGCCCACACCTTTCTCCTGCTGCACCCTGATGACGAGATGATGAAGAGGAATATGGCGTACTACAAGAGCATGCCAGACACCGAGGCCCACATCCAAGATCTGGAAACCAAGACCTACGAGAGTCTGTTCATCCGAGCCGTGAGGGCCTACAACGGGGAGAACTGGAGAACCTCCATCTCGGATATGGAGATGGCCCTACCGGACTTCTTCAAGACATTCCAAGAATGCATCGCAGCCTGCGAAGGCTCCCGGGAGGTCAAAGAATTCAAAGACTTTTATCAGTCGGTGGCCGACCACTACATTGAGGTCCTCCAGTGTAAGCTGAGCTGTGAGAACACCCTCACGCCAGTCATCGGGGGCTACGTGGTGAACAAGTTCGTGGCCACCATGTACCATTACCTGCAGTTCGCTTACTACAAACTCAATGACGTCCGGAACGCGGCGCCCTGCGTGGCCAGCTACCTGCTCTTTGACCCAGATGATGACGTCATGAAACAGAACATGGTTTACTACCAGTACCACATGGAGAAGTGGGGACTGTCCGAGGAGAACTTCAAGCCAAGGCCCGAGGCCGCTCTCTACTTCAACATCACCAGCAAGCAGAAGGAGCTCTACGAGTTTGCCCTGCAGAACATTGTCGATGACGATGAAGGTGACGTGGTGGAATATCTCGATGAACTTCTCTTTTGAGTTTTGCCTTTTTGGACTTTTTGTAACATCTTTCGGGTGTATTAGGTTTGATGCGGTGCTGTCATGGGAATAAAACGCCATAAAACTTAGTAAGTGGAGAAGGTGTTTGATTGTGGGTGAATGGGGGGGCGGGGGTCAGGGGTGAGAGCTGAGGGACTCAAGGACCTTCCCATCTACCATACTCAGATGTCGACCAAATGATGCCTATTTTGCCATTTGGTTGGTTGAAAATCTCctggtgctgtgatgtcactagtccCGGTGCTGTGATGTCAGTTGTCCAAGTGCTGCGATGTCACTAGTCCCGCTGCTGCGATGGCACTAGTCCCGGCGCTGCGATGTCACTAGTCCCGGCGCTGCGATGTCACTAGTCCCGCTGCTGCGATGGCACTAGTCCCGCTGCTGTGATGGCACTAGTCCCGCTGCTGTGATGGCACTAGTCcaggtgctgtgatgtcactaatcccgctgctgtgatgtcactagtcccgctactgtgatgtcactagtcccgctgctgtgatgtcactagtcccgctgctgtgatgtcactagtcccgctgctgtgatgtcactagtcccggtgctgtgatgtcactaatcccgctgctgtgatgtcactagtcccgctgctgtgatgtcactagtcccggtgctgtgatgtcactagtcccggtgctgtgatgtcactaatcccggtgctgtgatgtcactagtcccgctactgtgatgtcactagtcccgctgctgtgatgtcactagtcccgctgctgtgatgtcactagtcccggtgctgtgatgtcactaatcccgctgctgtgatgtcactagtcccgctgctgtgatgtcactagtcccgctgctgtgatgtcactagtcccggtgctgtgatgtcactaatcccgctgctgtgatgtcactagtcccgctgctgtgatgtcactagtcccggtgctgtgatgtcactagtcccggtgctgtgatgtcactaatcccgctgctgtgatgtcactagtcccgctactgtgatgtcactagtcccgctgctgtgatgtcactagtcccgctgctgtgatgtcactagtcccgctgctgtgatgtcactagtcccgctgctgtgatgtcactagtcccgctgctgtgatgtcactagtcccggtgctgtgatgtcactagtcccgctactgtgatgtcactaatcccgctgctgtgatgtcactagtcccgctgctgtgatgtcactaatcccgctgctgtgatgtcactagtccCGCTGCTGTGATGCCACTAGTCCcgctgctgtgatgtcactaatcccgctgctgtgatgtcactagtcccgctgctgtgatgtcactagtcccgctgctgtgatgtcactagtctCGCTGCTGTGATGCCACTAGTCCcgctgctgtgatgtcactagtcccgctgctgtgatgtcactagtcccggtgctgtgatgtcactagtcccggtgctgtgatgtcactaatcccgctgctgtgatgtcactagtccCGCTGCTGTGATGGCACTAGTCCCGCTGCTGTGATGGCACTAGTCccggtgctgtgatgtcactaatcCCGCTGCTGTGATGGCACTAGTCccggtgctgtgatgtcactaatcccgctgctgtgatgtcactagtcccgctgctgtgatgtcactaatcCCGCTGCTGTGATGGCACTAGTCCcgctgctgtgatgtcactaatcccgctgctgtgatgtcactaatcATCCcgctgctgtgatgtcactagtcccgctgctgtgatgtcactagtccCGCTGCTGTGATGCCACTAGTCCcgctgctgtgatgtcactagtcccgctgctgtgatgtcactagtcccgctgctgtgatgtcactagtcccggtgctgtgatgtcactagtcccggtgctgtgatgtcactagtcccgctgctgtgatgtcactagtccCGCTGCTGTGATGGCACTAGTCccggtgc belongs to Hyla sarda isolate aHylSar1 chromosome 13, aHylSar1.hap1, whole genome shotgun sequence and includes:
- the CRTAP gene encoding cartilage-associated protein, which gives rise to MIRGLGCTLLLVFIVSVTAQYEHYSFRSYPRDELMPLESAYKYGLDQYSNENWPETVNYLEISLRLYRLLRDSEAFCNLNCSTAQLNTGPRADNQTEPLGRFTDFAELKVFGDVLMRAQCLKRCKQGLPAFRQSQPSRETMEEFNSREPYKFLQYAYFKMNNLPKAIAAAHTFLLLHPDDEMMKRNMAYYKSMPDTEAHIQDLETKTYESLFIRAVRAYNGENWRTSISDMEMALPDFFKTFQECIAACEGSREVKEFKDFYQSVADHYIEVLQCKLSCENTLTPVIGGYVVNKFVATMYHYLQFAYYKLNDVRNAAPCVASYLLFDPDDDVMKQNMVYYQYHMEKWGLSEENFKPRPEAALYFNITSKQKELYEFALQNIVDDDEGDVVEYLDELLF